A window of Sorex araneus isolate mSorAra2 chromosome 3, mSorAra2.pri, whole genome shotgun sequence genomic DNA:
GGATAACGGGGTCCAGAAGTTTGTGACATGGACCTGGGTATAGGAGGTGCACGAGAACAAGAATCTCTGCACTTGGCCTTGGTTGTTGAAGGCAAGCTAGCTCCTTCCCCTTTTCTCACCACAGACCTCCTCCTTCAGCAGCGTCACTGACTCTACTATGTCTCTGAACATCATCACAGTTACCCTCAACATGGGTATGAAGGGAGCCTGGGGTAGGGGGACAGGAAAGGACTTGGTTTCTAGGGCTCTTGGGAATCATGTGGCTGGCACTTCCCCATATCACATGGATTCCCTCTTTAGAGAAGTACAACTTCCTGGGCATCTCCAttgtgggccagagcaatgaaCGAGGCGATGGTGGCATCTACATTGGCTCCATCATGAAGGGTGGGGCCGTGGCAGCTGATGGCCGCATTGAGCCGGGAGACATGCTCCTGCAGGTATGCTGGGGAGGGCCCCTGCTGCCCACCTGCCTCTTTCTCGCTGCCTGCCCCCTGCTTCTCACACATGGTCTCATTTTCAGGTGAATGACATGAACTTTGAGAATATGAGTAACGATGATGCAGTTCGGGTGCTGAGGGACATTGTGCACAAGCCGGGGTGAGCCTCCGCTGCTCTTGGTTTCGTCATCCTCTtgtgtttcctttctctctccctatttGAGTCATAAAAAATGGTGAAACTTAATCATCTAACAAGTGCGTAAAACAAAAGTgtgcagggccggagagatagtaagcggtaaaggacttgccttgcatgcagctgaacatGGTTCAATCCCAGCCACCACATATGcttcttgagcactgcaaggggttgctgtaagcccctgagcaatgccaaatgTAGCCAAGTGCCCCCACCCCTACCgactccccaaccccccaaaaaaacccaaaacaatacaaaaatgtgCAACAGAATGACTGAATTCAGAGTGAATGAGTAACCTTACAAGTCCTACCTCCTGAAATAAATTGTGCCCAGTGTAAATAAATCGTCCTCCCCGTGTCTCTCTCAGCTTCCTCACTCCCCCTAGAGGTGATTGTCAGTCCTGTGACATTTTTGGTTATAACAAAGAAAATCTTCACCCATTGATAATCTTAGCACTTGTGatggttttgtttttactattatAGAACTCTTTCTGAGTTTAACTCCTGTGTTGTTTAGCTGTCTGTTTTttcctattgtttttgttttgattgatGTGACTTCTGCGAGGCAGCCTGAATGCGGGGTCAGAGGGACACTCCTGGTAAGACTTGGTGACTGAGGCAGGTAGTTTAGTGCTGGGGGCCGAGGATGCAGAGCTACTCgagtcctgcagtgccagggaccaccaggggcctccaggacccagcagtgctcagagggtcatgtGCTTGCTGGGATTTGAATTTGGGTGCCATGTACAGCACTTGCCCCTGGCCACAGAGCCATCTTCCTGGTCCTAGTAGTACCTCTTCCAAGCTCTCCCCCTtttttgtggggttggggggtggtggtgtcaCACTAGTTGAGGCTTAGGGGTTATACCTggtcctgtactcaggaatcacttcctggcagggcttagggaaccatttggtttttgttttggattttttttttttccctttttgggtcacacccagcgatgcacagggattactcctggctcatgcactcaggaattacctgatggtgctcgggggagctatttggaatgccagggattgaaactgggtcatcctggtacaaggcaaataccctaatcACTGAACTATGCAACCCTCActtccccccctctttttttttttttgctttttgggtcacacccggcgaagcacaggggtcactcctggctcatgcactcaggaatcacccctggcggtgctcaggggaccatatgggatgctgggattcgaacccgggtcggccacgtgcaaggcaaacactctacccgctgtgctatcgctccagccccatccccccctctttttttttggtgtttgatttctgagccacatctgacagtgctatAGGATAACTTAGACACACTTatgtggtgctcgggatcaagccagggtcagctacatgcaaagcaagtaccttagcagtagtgcagcgggtagggcgttcacctagcacgcagcctacccgggttcgattcctccgcccctattggagagcccggcaagcaagaGTATTTCgtctccatggcagagcctggcaagctacccatggtgtattcgatatgccaaaaacagtaacaacaagtctcatgatggagacgttactggtgcccactcgagcaaagcgatgagcaacggaatgacagtgacagtgactatttattTGGTCCTAGTAATATGTCATTTATGTTGGGTTGTATGGGGTAGGCCACACCTGagtgcacttagggatcactccctgcagggctcagggaactatatgggatgccggggattggacttGGGTtcgtcatgtgcaaggcaagccccctacctgctgcattatctttGAATCTCCCAGTAGTACATATTTTAAGTGTTACCATGTTGAAGACTAGGGATGTAGCTAAATGTTGGCACATGTACTTTGGATGTATGAAGTCCCCagtacccaaaaacaaaagtggggggcagagtgatagtacagcgtggagagcacttgccttacatccggctgcctgggtttgatccttggcatcccgtatggtcccttgagtttgctcagtgacccctgagcacagagctaggagtgaactctgagcaccaccaggtgtgattcaaaagaaAAGGTTAATATATTAACATAGTTTTATTGTCATTTATGTGAGGGAGCCTCTcaccttactgttttttttttttttgcccaaccgtgtctgtttctctcctttttagCAGGTGGGAGTGGTGAGGGGGATTTGGCCCAAATGTGGTGCGGgatgggggctactcccagctctgtgctcaaggcctaTACTTTGCAgcgctcaggggactgtgcagtaCCCAGAGTAAGCtttatacaaggcaagctccttaacccctgtgccatctcttgGACTGTGTgctttttctttccatctttctatcTCAACCCATTCTCATTCCAGGCTTCTACCCTCCTGaggccttcccccacccctgcttgacTGGCCTTCTCCTCTTCCCTACAGCCCCATTGTGCTGACGGTAGCCAAGTGTTGGGATCCCTCTCCCCAAGCCTACTTCACTCTCCCCCGAAGTGAGTGATGCTCTGGTGGGTCTGCAGCTGAGaactgggggggggtgggggtggagtgggagctTAAGGCCATCGGGAATGGGTGGAGGAGGTTCATGGTGGAGGTGGGATAAGGCGTGGAATCAGAAAGGAACGAGGCTGGCTGTCTGCATCTGGAAAGTGATGGGTGATTGGTGACCTTCTCTTCCCCAGATGAACCCATCCAGCCAATTGACCCTGCTGCCTGGGTCTCTCACTCTGCTGCGCTGACTGGTACTTTCCCAGCCTATCCAGGCTCTTCATCCATGAGCACCATCACATCTGGGTCCTCTCTGCCTGAAGGTGAGCCCGAGGAccggccctccaccagtgctgatGACTTGCTGCTGCAGGCTGTATTTCTCATTTCCCCTTGTCGCCTCTGACAGGCTGTGAGGGCCGAGGTCTCTCTGTCCATACAGACATGGCATCTGTGACCAAAGCCATGGCCGCTCCAGAGTCTGGACTGGAAGTTCGGGACCGCATGTGGCTCAAGATCACCATCCCTAATGCCTTTTTGGGTACTGGGTtctgggaaggggaggaggaagcggCAGCGCTGGGAACAAGCTGGATAGGGGTCAGAGCAGAAGACGAAGGGGAGTACTTAAggcctttttctgttttgggtgaTCCCAGGCTCAGACGTGGTTGACTGGCTCTACCATCACGTGGAGGGCTTTCCCGAGCGGCGGGAAGCCCGCAAGTATGCCAGTGGATTGCTCAAGGCAGGCCTTATCCGACATACTGTGAACAAGATCACCTTCTCTGAGCAGTGCTATTATGTTTTTGGAGACCTCAGTGGCGGCTGTGAGAGTTGTGAGTTCCCCTGTCCCGCCCTGGGAGAAGGACTCTGTCTGCTATGTCTTACCTCTGACCCCAGAAACCTGCCAGGGCCACTGGGATAGTTGAGAAGTCTTCCTGCACTAGGCCTCCCACTGCATGAGGGCGCGTGTGCTCCCCCACGTAGCCGGGCTGGCTTTGCCATTGAGGATGGTCCTCTCCTGAGCCTCCTGGAAGCATTCGGGCCTGTGGCCAAACCTGACTGTATTCCTGCCCTTCTGCAGTGATAGGTGGGGCATTTCCTGTCAGAGGCCTGTGTTCTGCTTGTTTTAACCCCCATCATGGATCTCTCTGAAGGAACAGTTCCCTGTTTCTCTTCATGCAGCGTCTGGGATCTTTACCTTTCAAACCAGTAACTCTACCTCGTTCCTTGTTAGTATAGTGGTGAGTATCCCCTCCTGTCAAAGCAGTAACTCTGATTTTGCTTTCTAGACCTAGTCAACCTCTCTCTGAATGACAATGATGGCTCCAGTGGGGCATCCGACCAGGATACCTTGGCTCCTCTGCCTGGTGCCACCCCCTGGCCACTGCTGCCTACGTTCTCCTACCAGTATCCTACCCCACACCCATACAGCCCTCAGCCTCCACCCTACCATGAGCTCTCTTCCTACACTTACGGTGGAGGCAGTGCCAGCAGCCAGCACAGTGAGGGTAAGTCCCTGCCAGGTCCTGGCGCAGCCTGGGACCAGGGATGGGTCTGAGGGAAAACTAGGGAGGAGcggccaggaggggctggggtaGCCGAGGGACCCTGCCCCAGGACTCAGTGCCCCATCCCCTCTCCCTGCAGGGAGCCGGAGCAGTGGGTCGACACGGAGCGATGGGGGGGCAGGGCGCACAGGGAGGCCTGAGGAGCGGGCCCCCGAGTCCAAGTCCGGCAGCGGCAGTGAGTCGGAGCCCTCCAGCCGAGGGGGCAGCATTCGGCGGGCTGGGGAGCCTGGGGGGAACGGGGATGGGGGCCCACCTCTGTCCAGGGGCTCTTCGGGAGGCCCTCCCAATCTCCGAGCCCACCCGGGACTCCATCCTTATGGCCCACCCCCGGGCATGGCCCTCCCTTATAACCCCATGATGGTGGTCATGATGCCCCCGCCTCTGCCTCCTGTGCCTCCAGCAGTACAGCCTCCGGGGGCCCCTCCAGTCCGAGATCTGGGCTCTGTGCCTCCGGAGCTGACTGCTAGCCGCCAGAGCTTCCACATGGCCATGGGCAACCCCAGTGAGTTCTTTGTGGATGTCATGTAGGTCCCACTGAGGGGCCGTATTGGATGTACACCATGGcctgcccagtggtgcttggtgctTGTTCTGCGACTGCATGTTTTGTCAGTCATGTGTGCTCATTACTCCTTTGGTGCCTGGGCTCAGCTTGTCCTGTTGGCTACAGCCAGCTGTGACGCTGTTGCCACTGTGACTTTCTAGCAGTGCCTGGTTCCTCCTTCCTTGTGAGGGACCTccaataattttttatctttttttttttaaataagcctgAGGGGGGTAAAATAGAATTTCTTACGTTATTTGGACTATTTTTTAGTACACATTCCTTACTTTATATGAAGAATCCCCATCTACTGGACCCTTTCTTTTAATCCCAGAATATGATGACCTAGTCTCTTCCCCAGATAGTTGTGCCTTGAACGGGGCTTGGAGGTCGGGGAGGGTGAGTGGTAGTCAGTGGTACcttgggaggaagaagggaatcCATCAGTCACCCATAGACAGTAAGTAGTCAAAGGAAGCTGGGGGTGTGTTCGTGTAGCTGCttttgttattatatttattttagtcactTGTATGAAAACCAATAAAGCAATAGGGGCAAATTCCCTGTGCCTCTGGCTCCTTTCTTTGGGCAGGCAGCAAGGGAAAGGACTGAGATGGAACAGCAAAGTGATGTGTTAGCAACTTTATTTGTAAGGTGGCAATCAGCACTTCCAGCGGGGCAGGCCCTGTCGCGACACTTTCAAGGCACAAGCTGGGCCTCCAGGAAAAAGGCCTTGGCTTTGGCTCGAGTGAAGGCACATTCTGAGGAAGGATTGGCTAGGAACACTCAGAAGCCAAGGGGGTTGCTGGTGACCACACCCCCCTGCTCCACCAAGGCGTTGGAGATGCTTTTGAAGTTCCGGAAGAGCTCCAGCTGCTGGGGGTCTGACTGCAGCGCAGTCATGTTCTCCCGGATCCGGGCAGCCGcctggggaggcagggctggttcagTCCTATGctctgagccccccgccccgccacactTGGAAACCTGAACCTCACCTCGATACACCAGCTGtcacagagcattttttcatgctgGGCTGTGGGGTGGCCTTCACTCAGAGATCTTGAGGCCCTGGTGGAAATCAAGAAAAATCTAGCCTGTGATCTTGGCCCCAGACCCCACCTCCAGCTCAGGTTTCCCACTGCCTCCTTACCTGGAAAGAACGACCACCATGGCATAGAGGTCGATGGCACTGTCTGCCAGACGCTGCAGCACAAACTGCTCATCTGTCAGGTAAtgagatgggatgggggttgggggtgtcagttgaaaggagaggagaaaaggcgGTGGGGATGGGGCTGGGAGTTCACTCACTGACAatcccttttttgtgttttatcaGCTTGGCCTCTACCACGCTAGCAAACTGCTCCAAAGCCTGAACTGTCTGAAGAGATACAAGGCACCTGGGGCTTAGAGGGGGCGCAGG
This region includes:
- the DVL2 gene encoding segment polarity protein dishevelled homolog DVL-2 isoform X1 translates to MAGSGAGGGGGGETKVIYHLDEEETPYLVKIPVPAERITLGDFKSVLQRPAGAKYFFKSMDQDFGVVKEEISDDNARLPCFNGRVVSWLVSSDNPQMEMAMTTHESRSELAPPPPPLPPLPPERTSGIGDSRPPSFQIGNRLCPSSPNVSSSRENLEPETETESVVSLRRERPRRRDSTEHSAAGHRPSGPSRLERHLAGYESSSTLMTSELESTSLGDSDEDDTMSRFSSSTEQSSASRLLKRHRRRRKQRPPRLERTSSFSSVTDSTMSLNIITVTLNMEKYNFLGISIVGQSNERGDGGIYIGSIMKGGAVAADGRIEPGDMLLQVNDMNFENMSNDDAVRVLRDIVHKPGPIVLTVAKCWDPSPQAYFTLPRNEPIQPIDPAAWVSHSAALTGTFPAYPGSSSMSTITSGSSLPEGCEGRGLSVHTDMASVTKAMAAPESGLEVRDRMWLKITIPNAFLGSDVVDWLYHHVEGFPERREARKYASGLLKAGLIRHTVNKITFSEQCYYVFGDLSGGCESYLVNLSLNDNDGSSGASDQDTLAPLPGATPWPLLPTFSYQYPTPHPYSPQPPPYHELSSYTYGGGSASSQHSEGSRSSGSTRSDGGAGRTGRPEERAPESKSGSGSESEPSSRGGSIRRAGEPGGNGDGGPPLSRGSSGGPPNLRAHPGLHPYGPPPGMALPYNPMMVVMMPPPLPPVPPAVQPPGAPPVRDLGSVPPELTASRQSFHMAMGNPSEFFVDVM
- the DVL2 gene encoding segment polarity protein dishevelled homolog DVL-2 isoform X2 — translated: MAGSGAGGGGGGETKVIYHLDEEETPYLVKIPVPAERITLGDFKSVLQRPAGAKYFFKSMDQDFGVVKEEISDDNARLPCFNGRVVSWLVSSDNPQMEMAMTTHESRSELAPPPPPLPPLPPERTSGIGDSRPPSFHPNVSSSRENLEPETETESVVSLRRERPRRRDSTEHSAAGHRPSGPSRLERHLAGYESSSTLMTSELESTSLGDSDEDDTMSRFSSSTEQSSASRLLKRHRRRRKQRPPRLERTSSFSSVTDSTMSLNIITVTLNMEKYNFLGISIVGQSNERGDGGIYIGSIMKGGAVAADGRIEPGDMLLQVNDMNFENMSNDDAVRVLRDIVHKPGPIVLTVAKCWDPSPQAYFTLPRNEPIQPIDPAAWVSHSAALTGTFPAYPGSSSMSTITSGSSLPEGCEGRGLSVHTDMASVTKAMAAPESGLEVRDRMWLKITIPNAFLGSDVVDWLYHHVEGFPERREARKYASGLLKAGLIRHTVNKITFSEQCYYVFGDLSGGCESYLVNLSLNDNDGSSGASDQDTLAPLPGATPWPLLPTFSYQYPTPHPYSPQPPPYHELSSYTYGGGSASSQHSEGSRSSGSTRSDGGAGRTGRPEERAPESKSGSGSESEPSSRGGSIRRAGEPGGNGDGGPPLSRGSSGGPPNLRAHPGLHPYGPPPGMALPYNPMMVVMMPPPLPPVPPAVQPPGAPPVRDLGSVPPELTASRQSFHMAMGNPSEFFVDVM
- the DVL2 gene encoding segment polarity protein dishevelled homolog DVL-2 isoform X3; the protein is MAGSGAGGGGGGETKVIYHLDEEETPYLVKIPVPAERITLGDFKSVLQRPAGAKYFFKSMDQDFGVVKEEISDDNARLPCFNGRVVSWLVSSDNPQMEMAMTTHESRSELAPPPPPLPPLPPERTSGIGDSRPPSFHRENLEPETETESVVSLRRERPRRRDSTEHSAAGHRPSGPSRLERHLAGYESSSTLMTSELESTSLGDSDEDDTMSRFSSSTEQSSASRLLKRHRRRRKQRPPRLERTSSFSSVTDSTMSLNIITVTLNMEKYNFLGISIVGQSNERGDGGIYIGSIMKGGAVAADGRIEPGDMLLQVNDMNFENMSNDDAVRVLRDIVHKPGPIVLTVAKCWDPSPQAYFTLPRNEPIQPIDPAAWVSHSAALTGTFPAYPGSSSMSTITSGSSLPEGCEGRGLSVHTDMASVTKAMAAPESGLEVRDRMWLKITIPNAFLGSDVVDWLYHHVEGFPERREARKYASGLLKAGLIRHTVNKITFSEQCYYVFGDLSGGCESYLVNLSLNDNDGSSGASDQDTLAPLPGATPWPLLPTFSYQYPTPHPYSPQPPPYHELSSYTYGGGSASSQHSEGSRSSGSTRSDGGAGRTGRPEERAPESKSGSGSESEPSSRGGSIRRAGEPGGNGDGGPPLSRGSSGGPPNLRAHPGLHPYGPPPGMALPYNPMMVVMMPPPLPPVPPAVQPPGAPPVRDLGSVPPELTASRQSFHMAMGNPSEFFVDVM